From the Anoplopoma fimbria isolate UVic2021 breed Golden Eagle Sablefish chromosome 14, Afim_UVic_2022, whole genome shotgun sequence genome, one window contains:
- the rpl28 gene encoding 60S ribosomal protein L28 translates to MSSHLQWMVIRNCSSFLIKRNGQTYSTEPNNLKSKNSFRFNGLVHKKTVGVQPAADGKGVVVVLKKRAGQHKPASSYEKITINKNSRATLNSLRHLIRKNKYRKDLRMAALRRASAILKSQKPVVVKKKRTKAAKTA, encoded by the exons ATGTCGTCCCATTTGCAGTGGATGGTCATCAGGAACTGCTCCAGCTTCCTCATCAAGAGGAATGGACAGACATACAGCACT GAGCCCAACAACCTGAAGTCCAAGAACTCGTTCCGCTTCAATGGATTGGTGCACAAGAAGACTGTAGGTGTGCAGCCAGCTGCCGATGGCAAGGGAGTCGTGGTAGTGCTGAAGAAGCGTGCAG GCCAGCACAAACCTGCCAGCTCTTACGAGAAGATCACCATCAACAAGAATTCTCGCGCCACCCTCAACAGCCTGAGGCACCTCATCCGCAAAAACAAGTACAGGAAGGACCTCCGCATG GCTGCCCTGCGTCGTGCCAGTGCCATTCTGAAGAGCCAGAAGCCTGTTGTGGTCAAGAAGAAGCGCACCAAGGCTGCCAAGACGGCATAA
- the pdcl gene encoding phosducin-like protein — MRSSVLGSVCALLLLLREPACRGDEVTSSTVNPCCYFPCQHWGVCVRYGEDKYECDCTRTGFSGENCTDPELLTRLRHFFKPSPDVLHYILTHFQLLWDIINYTFLRDVLMRLVLTVRANLIPSPPTYNSKYGYLSWESYYNLSYYTRLLPPVPKDCPTPMGVKGKAGMPDPELLVERLLKRRTFRPDPQGSNLMFAFFAQHFTHQFFKTYNRMGVGFTKALAHGVDAGHVYGDNLERQLRLRLHKDGKLKYQLVDGDMYPPSVADAPVKMSYPPGIPPEAQMAIGQEVYGLLPGLGMFATLWLREHNRVCDILKVEHPTWDDEQLFQTTRLIIIGETIKIVIEEYVQHLSGYLLQLKFDPALLFNSNFQYGNRIALEFSQLYHWHPLMPDTFLISGDELPYKQFLFNNSVLTHYGIEKLVDAFSRQVAGQIGGGFNIHAAVTKVAVVTIKESRQLRVQPFNEYRKRFNLKPYTSFREFTDNEEIARELEEFYGDIDALEFYPGMMLERTRQGGIFGESMVEMGAPFSLKGLLGSPICSPVYWKPSTFGGQVGFDIVNSATLKKLVCQNTRTCPYVAFRVPTEEQSKSVNGDSKIRTDELSVVMTTLDDKLLGEKLQYYYSSSEDEGSDNEDEDGEKRTIRDANVEEPEIDYSADGSAVNTGPKGVINDWRKYKQLEVEQKQEQKKEMERLIKKLSMSCRSDLDLEKDKQKQKELQDKIQGKMTMQEYNMLQEDEDDEDFLQHYRMQRIEEMRRQLCRGKRFAQVYELSSGEDFLEALDKEDKSTLVMIHIYESDIPGCESMSGSLMCLAQEYPLVKFCSVRSSAISTSALFRDSALPALLVYKAGDLIGNFVRVTDQLGEDFFAVDVEALLQEYGLLPDKPSSGPKTVRNGSIVQNTVSDDDSDLDID; from the exons ATGAGAT ccTCTGTCCTTGGATCAGTGTGTGCTCTGCTCTTGCTGTTGCGGGAGCCTGCATGCCGGGGGGATGAAGTCACCTCCAGTACAG TGAACCCATGCTGTTATTTCCCCTGTCAGCActggggtgtgtgtgtcaggtatGGTGAAGACAAGTATGAGTGTGACTGCACTCGTACCGGCTTCAGCGGAGAAAACTGCACCGACC CGGAGCTTTTGACCAGACTGCGTCACTTTTTCAAGCCCAGCCCTGATGTGTTGCATTACATACTCACTCACTTTCAATTGCTCTGGGACATCATCAACTACACCTTCCTACGGGACGTCCTCATGCGGCTGGTTCTAACAG tgaGGGCAAACTTAATACCCAGCCCGCCAACCTACAACTCCAAATATGGCTACCTCAGCTGGGAATCCTACTATAACCTGAGCTACTACACCCGGCTTCTGCCCCCGGTGCCGAAGGACTGCCCTACACCTATGGGGGTCAAAG GCAAGGCTGGGATGCCTGACCCTGAGCTGCTGGTTGAGCGTCTGCTGAAGAGAAGGACGTTCAGACCCGACCCCCAGGGCTCCAACCTCATGTTCGCCTTCTTCGCACAGCACTTCACCCACCAGTTCTTTAAGACCTACAATCGCATGGGTGTGGGCTTCACCAAGGCTCTAGCGCACGGG GTGGATGCAGGACACGTTTACGGAGACAACCTGGAACGTCAGCTCCGGCTCAGGCTTCACAAAGACGGAAAACTCAAGTATCAG TTAGTAGACGGCGATATGTACCCTCCCTCTGTAGCTGATGCACCCGTTAAGATGAGCTACCCCCCCGGGATCCCTCCTGAGGCTCAGATGGCGATTGGTCAGGAAGTGTACGGACTCCTCCCGGGTTTGGGAATGTTTGCAACGCTGTGGCTCAGGGAGCATAACCGAGTATGTGACATCTTGAAGGTGGAGCATCCCACCTGGGACGATGAGCAGCTTTTCCAGACCACACGCTTAATCATCATCG GTGAGACAATAAAGATAGTGATAGAGGAGTACGTACAGCACCTCAGCGGATACCTGCTGCAGCTGAAGTTTGATCCCGCCCTTCTGTTTAACTCCAACTTCCAGTATGGAAACCGTATCGCTCTGGAGTTCAGCCAGCTCTACCACTGGCATCCTTTGATGCCCGACACCTTCCTTATTAGTGGAGATGAACTGCCATACAAACAGTTCCTCTTCAACAATTCTGTTCTCACACACTACGGCATTGAGAAGCTGGTGGATGCCTTCTCTCGGCAAGTTGCCGGCCAG ATTGgcggtggctttaacatccatGCTGCGGTGACCAAAGTGGCTGTGGTGACCATTAAGGAGTCCCGCCAGCTCCGCGTGCAGCCCTTCAACGAGTACAGGAAGCGCTTTAACCTCAAGCCGTACACATCGTTCAGGGAATTCACTG ATAACGAGGAGATAGCACGCGAGCTTGAAGAATTCTACGGTGACATTGACGCTCTTGAATTTTATCCTGGCATGATGTTGGAGAGAACACGTCAGGGGGGCATTTTTGGAGAGAGCATGGTGGAGATGGGTGCCCCCTTCTCCCTTAAAGGCCTACTGGGAAGCCCTATTTGTTCTCCAGTTTACTGGAAGCCCAGCACCTTTGGGGGCCAAGTCGGCTTTGACATAGTGAACTCTGCCACACTGAAGAAGCTGGTCTGTCAGAACACAAGGACGTGTCCTTATGTGGCGTTCAGAGTACCAACAGAGGAGCAATCAAAAAGTGTGAATGGTGACAGTAAAATAAGGACTGATGAGCTAT CCGTTGTCATGACGACTCTGGATGACAAACTCCTGGGAGAGAAGCTGCAGTACTACTACAGCAGCAGCGAAGACGAAGGCAGCGACAACGAGGATGAGGATGGGGAGAAAAGGACCATCCGGGACGCTAACGTCGAAGAGCCTGAAATAGACTACAGCGCCGATGGAAGTGCTGTCAACACAG gaCCAAAGGGTGTCATCAATGACTGGAGGAAGTACAAGcagctggaggtggagcagaaacaagagcagaagaaagagatggagagactgaTCAAGAAGCTGTCGATGAGCTGCCGCTCTGACCTCGACctggaaaaagacaaacagaaacagaaagagctTCAGGACAAAATCCAAGGCAAA ATGACCATGCAAGAGTACAACATGCTCCAGGAAGATGAGGACGACGAAGACTTCCTCCAGCATTACCGTATGCAGCGCATCGAGGAGATGCGGCGCCAGCTCTGCCGCGGCAAACGCTTTGCGCAGGTCTACGAGCTCAGCAGCGGCGAGGACTTCCTGGAGGCTCTGGACAAGGAGGACAAAAGCACACTGGTCATGATCCACATCTACGAGTCCGACATCCCGGGCTGTGAGAGCATGAGCGGCAGCCTGATGTGTCTGGCTCAGGAATACCCGCTGGTCAAGTTCTGCAGCGTACGCAGCTCGGCCATCAGCACCAGCGCACTGTTCAGAGACAGTGCTCTGCCTGCTCTGCTCGTTTACAAAGCAGGGGACCTGATAGGAAACTTCGTGCGGGTGACAGACCAGCTCGGGGAGGACTTCTTCGCCGTAGACGTGGAGGCCCTGCTGCAGGAGTACGGCCTGCTGCCTGACAAGCCGTCCAGCGGCCCGAAGACGGTTCGCAATGGATCCATCGTACAGAACACTGTGAGCGACGACGACTCCGACCTTGATATAGACTAG